A window from Solanum stenotomum isolate F172 chromosome 5, ASM1918654v1, whole genome shotgun sequence encodes these proteins:
- the LOC125865570 gene encoding uncharacterized protein LOC125865570, with amino-acid sequence MELTHEELIAEGEEIDREFTSQAHIPDNSYNYSGGVRRKAYMFDGEGNYFDKEWDLSEGRGKEFCWYHVELPKWNQKLSQSARYLIDVLCPPLNLQDILSLVSNGPFCAHVNSALVFRVNSPGPASSNFTFRIAARVTENLVITVSLGRVPRLGFSPVKESLLSEIPIVDSPSYGEQRGRGRTVIREHVLDFLLTKNHFEEADNPVPKSVSNLVVHVLDRHVDHVQDIVTKLEIELDSVELELDKGCFAVKQQMLEDRRFPKVHLDSQRLLQVIAYGEQVIPRVKEKCCSKDWFAIDDINTLEELIGQLKSLKESVGFIANRVTGIQAGLESWQADQITGKLYHLSFLSVMFLPLSVVTGVFGMNVGGVPWTNQNEPELKDGFHNVMFLCVALILLVLFCFLFPEFYTCVSTWKRRQDMKRSWSLNHKSSFRSSSRERNDKEGYQRLY; translated from the exons ATGGAGCTTACTCACGAAGAACTGATCGCAGAGGGAGAGGAAATAGATAGAGAATTCACCTCACAAGCACATATTCCGGACAACTCATACAATTATTCTGGTGGCGTAAGGCGAAAGGCATATATGTTTGATGGAGAAGGGAATTATTTCGACAAAGAATGGGATTTATCAGAGGGAAGAGGTAAAGAATTTTGTTGGTATCatgttgaacttccaaagtggAACCAGAAACTCTCACAATCTGCACGGTATCTTATAGATGTACTCTGCCCACCTCTGAATCTCCAAGACATTCTATCACTAGTTAGCAATGGACCCTTTTGCGCCCATGTTAATAGTGCTCTAGTTTTTCGAGTTAATTCACCTGGCCCTGCATCCAGCAACTTTACATTTAGAATTGCTGCAAGAGTTACCGAGAATTTGGTGATCACTGTGTCATTAGGTCGCGTTCCAAGATTGGGTTTTTCCCCGGTAAAGGAGTCTCTTCTGTCAGAGATTCCTATTGTGGATAGTCCAAGTTATGGTGAACAAAGGGGGAGGGGTAGAACTGTAATCAGGGAACATGTTCTTGATTTTCTGCTGACGAAGAATCATTTTGAAGAGGCTGACAATCCTGTGCCTAAATCTGTGTCGAATCTTGTTGTTCACGTTTTAGATAGGCATGTCGATCATGTTCAAGATATTGTGACAAAGCTAGAGATTGAGTTGGATTCTGTAGAATTGGAATTGGACAAAG GTTGTTTTGCCGTAAAACAACAAATGTTGGAGGATAGAAGATTTCCAAAGGTGCATCTTGACTCACAGCGCCTCCTCCAG GTGATTGCATATGGGGAGCAAGTAATTCCAAGAGTAAAGGAGAAGTGTTGTTCAAAAGATTGGTTTGCCATTGATGACATTAACACCCTTGAAGAGCTAATTGGTCAACTCAAGAGTCTAAAAGAAAGTGTTGGGTTTATAGCGAATCGTGTTACAGGAATTCAGGCTGGTCTTGAAAGCTGGCAGGCTGACCAAATAACTGGAAAACTATACCATCTTTCTTTCCTCTCGGTCATGTTTCTCCCCTTGTCTGTTGTAACTGGAG TGTTCGGGATGAATGTGGGAGGAGTTCCTTGGACCAATCAAAACGAGCCTGAGCTGAAGGACGGATTCCACAATGTCATGTTTCTTTGTGTGGCTCTCATATTGTTGGTTCTGTTTTGCTTCCTTTTCCCTGAATTTTATACTTGTGTATCGACTTGGAAACGAAGACAAGACATGAAAAGAAGTTGGTCTCTCAACCACAAATCTTCTTTTAGAAGCAGTAGTAGGGAAAGAAATGATAAGGAAGGTTACCAACGGCTGTATTGA